The Candidatus Gracilibacteria bacterium genome window below encodes:
- a CDS encoding divergent PAP2 family protein, which yields MNHFFYTYIVFIPFVAYVVATVFKGVFLWRKDAFNIGSMLSTGGMPSGHSSLVASVATAVGIKYGPFDDLFAIVLVFAAIVIYDAMNIRYQSGLHAHALNNIRGEKKLNESLGHLPSETLAGSIVGVFVAAILMYI from the coding sequence ATGAATCATTTTTTCTATACGTATATTGTCTTTATCCCCTTTGTTGCCTATGTGGTAGCGACGGTTTTTAAAGGCGTTTTCTTATGGAGAAAAGATGCATTTAATATTGGGAGCATGCTCTCAACTGGCGGTATGCCGAGCGGACATTCATCACTTGTCGCAAGTGTGGCTACGGCAGTCGGTATAAAATATGGTCCATTTGATGATCTTTTTGCTATCGTTCTTGTCTTTGCAGCTATCGTCATCTATGATGCGATGAATATCCGATACCAGTCAGGATTGCATGCCCATGCACTCAATAATATTCGAGGTGAAAAAAAACTCAATGAATCTCTCGGGCACTTGCCATCAGAGACACTTGCTGGCAGTATCGTCGGTGTCTTTGTGGCGGCAATACTGATGTATATTTAA
- the greA gene encoding transcription elongation factor GreA produces MSKKHQLTREGLERLQKELENLQNVTRVEIAEKLKIAIAYGDLSENSEYQSARDEQAAIEMRISEIEDIFENYEILDIDKKAKKNNTITIGSTFTLDIDGTKKVFTLVGSTEADILENRLSNESPIGMAVIGKSAGEDVAGVALSGPFHYKLIDIA; encoded by the coding sequence ATGTCCAAAAAACATCAACTTACCCGAGAAGGTCTCGAACGCCTCCAAAAAGAATTAGAAAATCTCCAAAACGTCACTCGTGTAGAGATCGCTGAGAAACTTAAAATCGCTATTGCGTATTGAGATCTCTCAGAAAATTCTGAGTATCAGTCTGCTCGTGATGAGCAAGCAGCTATTGAAATGCGTATTTCTGAAATAGAAGATATCTTTGAAAACTATGAGATATTGGACATCGATAAAAAAGCAAAGAAAAATAACACTATCACTATCGGCAGCACCTTCACGCTCGATATCGATGGTACAAAAAAAGTCTTTACACTCGTCGGAAGCACAGAAGCAGATATACTAGAGAATCGTCTCTCAAATGAATCTCCTATTGGCATGGCTGTTATTGGAAAAAGTGCCGGGGAAGATGTAGCTGGTGTCGCACTTTCATGACCTTTTCACTACAAGCTTATTGATATTGCATAA
- a CDS encoding LysM peptidoglycan-binding domain-containing protein: MRTLHNNYGPIKNPFWKMATNGKVLLTASGALMLCVSSVRDKVGDILDHIGPKQTHEAIEVHPNRTLKEAAKRAKLWEKSPEHTSYVVHRVAHGDTLGFISIKYNVSLSKILGMNKNITSPGIIREGMDILIPMRNDDSASTTQSQKGVLKNHKKVEQIGSDHEENLQKYLDTILRKYPNHTPKNSVTGKAVIRSAKKFDIPWSTLMAIMQNDSHFGTQGKGRNNNNPGNYGQTDEKDAKGITVSGYKTIDEGIDAVSRNILHRIRACQKICGKGYTPSTHEIVSGVIQQGHHKGERFFGAYMTHSSGPNSVAYIEDMIRTNFSNHSKNHLKTHNGAGGGTLTKN, from the coding sequence ATGCGTACTCTGCACAACAATTACTGACCCATAAAAAACCCTTTTTGGAAAATGGCGACCAATGGGAAAGTGCTTTTAACAGCTTCTGGTGCTCTTATGTTATGTGTCAGCAGTGTGCGTGATAAGGTCGGAGATATCCTCGATCATATCGGTCCCAAACAGACGCATGAAGCTATCGAGGTCCATCCAAATAGAACTCTGAAAGAAGCGGCAAAAAGAGCAAAACTCTGGGAAAAATCACCAGAACACACTTCTTATGTGGTACATAGGGTCGCTCACTGAGATACATTGGGATTCATCTCAATAAAATATAATGTTTCTTTATCAAAAATTCTCTGAATGAATAAAAATATCACTTCTCCAGGTATAATACGAGAAGGAATGGATATCCTAATACCCATGAGAAATGATGATTCTGCATCTACCACTCAATCTCAGAAATGAGTACTAAAAAACCATAAAAAAGTCGAACAAATAGGGTCTGACCATGAAGAAAATCTCCAAAAATATCTCGATACAATATTGAGAAAATACCCCAATCATACTCCAAAAAATTCTGTAACATGAAAGGCGGTTATTAGATCTGCTAAAAAATTTGACATACCATGGTCTACATTGATGGCAATAATGCAAAACGATAGTCACTTTGGAACACAATGAAAATGAAGAAACAATAACAATCCAGGAAACTATGGACAAACCGATGAGAAAGATGCAAAGGGTATTACTGTATCTGGTTATAAAACTATCGATGAATGAATCGATGCTGTATCAAGAAATATATTACATAGAATACGTGCTTGCCAAAAAATATGCTGAAAATGATATACGCCATCTACGCATGAAATCGTATCGGGCGTAATACAACAAGGCCATCATAAGTGAGAACGATTTTTTTGAGCATATATGACTCATTCTTCATGACCCAATTCCGTAGCATATATAGAAGATATGATACGAACTAATTTTTCAAACCATTCAAAAAATCACTTGAAAACCCACAACGGTGCGGGTGGTGGTACTCTTACAAAAAACTAG